ATCCGGTCCTAATTTTTCTTTACCTGGGCAGAGGATCCTTTCGTTTTCCCGGCGACTCTCGTAATACCTTTTTGTCGGCGGGACAGACCGTGGCGAGTATCCCACATAGATGCGCCTTATCCTCCCAGACAAGAGGGAGAAATTCTCCACGGCGCGTTGCTTTCGGGGTGAATCCACCTCTTAGCCCCGTAAATAGGCCTTCTCTGGGCATCCTCTCGTTAATCTTGTCCATCCAACACCTCCCTCATCGATGCCGCATTGCTGGGGATAAGACCCGCCGCTATGTTCAGTTCCATAAGTAATTTTCTCAGATCGATCCTTTTGGCTCTGGCAGCCTGTTCGATCGTCTCGTGACTGGCATTGGCACACAGCGGACACAGGAGTCCGTGACGCGTAAAGACCCAAATGCATCGACGGTATTTTCTCAGGACGGCATCCGCCGACATATCTTTGGTTATGAGTTCAATACAGAGGGGTTCCATCGTTCCCACCCTTCCTCTCATGTCTTTTAAGCCTTTCGATCTCCTCCTCCAGGCTTTGGATCCTC
The sequence above is a segment of the Candidatus Poribacteria bacterium genome. Coding sequences within it:
- a CDS encoding DUF1858 domain-containing protein; its protein translation is MEPLCIELITKDMSADAVLRKYRRCIWVFTRHGLLCPLCANASHETIEQAARAKRIDLRKLLMELNIAAGLIPSNAASMREVLDGQD